TGAACGAGTGAAGTGAGTGTACCTTTTCTGAAAATGAAGAATCTCTTAGTCCTCTTTTGGGTTCTGAAAGAGAGGTCAGGTGTTCCTTCAATTTCCTCATTCTTTCTACTGTTTCCTTCAGCTTGTATAATGCTTCAATCTTCCTCTCTTCAGCCAGTCTCGCTTTCTTCCTTGCATCCTCCAACTCAACCCTGCCATCTTTCATCACTTTTTCCATCTTATCCGCCATGGCCAATAAACGCATGCACGCTCCATTTTTCATATCATCCTTGAGGCTCTTGGCATAATCCAACATAGGATTACACATCTGTTGAGATAATCCCTGTATTAGGTCATCCACACCATCCTTTACTGATCTAAGCACTGTAGTTACATGGTGGGATATGGTTTGGAGAAGCCGTACTGTGATGACAGTGGTGTCGTGGTTTTCACTGTCAAGGGTGGACACTAAACCTATGGATTTCTGAATGAGTTTTTGTAGGAAGCCATGGTGGTTATCAAGGTTCTGGAGGATTTCATCTTGGCTTGAATTGACCTGGGACTCAATTTGTCTAAGGACTTTGACAAGTTGTACAAATTGCACCTTCCGTTTCTCTATGATTTCTTTTCCAGCTATGGCTGCTCCAGCAGCAAAATTTTCTCCCTGCATACATGGAACACCGGTTGAGAGTAAATACAAGGCATGTCCCAACAGAACATTTGCCACTAGCATTTTCTATGGCTGTGACTATGGCAAAAGGCAACTCTGTTTTCTAATTCAAATTAACAGCAAgatctcaaaattcaaaaaaaaaaaaatatattatacttCAAATGCACTAATCTGATTATTTCGGTCTCCAGCTCCTCCAGCAACTCCTCCACTCCTCTGCCAAACAGATctattaatatatcaattaaatcaaaatgtaataacctaataataataagcatGGATTCAGGATATGATTACCTGGTTAAGATCACTATCATCGATTACAATTGTAGTGAATCGTCCTCTACTGGCCATTTCCACAGTTTTTAAACCAACAAGCTTCATCAACGGAATCGCCAAAGACGCAAACACTTCTTCTGCCtacaaaatcaatgaaatttaGCTACAAAACCGAAGAACCAAAAAATCGAAGCGAACAACTGATAGTGATAAATACGATTTGGTACTTGATGCAAACCGGTGTCGATTTGAGACTTCAGCTGCTGATATGAGATCTTCATTTGCTCGTGGCGAGAGACTAGTTTTGTGAGCTTCGACTGGAGAATCGCTCTTGACGGTGACGGCGAGATCGGAGGTCTACGGTGGCCAATCACCATTTTGGCGGGAAATAGTTTACTGTAagggttttcttttaaaaaaaaaatccgggaattttgaatttttggaaATGAAAGGGGAGTCGTGAAACACACGGACTTCTATTCAAATGAAGAGAATCAGCCTGCCCGGCAGGGAAGTGGTTGAAAGAATAGCTTTAATACCCTCTCGGTTTAAGATTCagatttcaagttttaattgaATCATTAGGTTAgttagatttataatttatttttaaaaattaaaataatatcattataataaaaaaataaaagcaaacagGTTTACAATCGAGTTATTGGGTCagccaagttttttattttttattttaacctaGTCAATTCCAATCTTGGATTGATCCATTCAACCGGGTCGAGTTTCAAAATGAAAGTCGAAAACCACCCATGAGTAACAACTCACCTGCTGACACTGAAGTACACGACTTATACCTGATTGTTGAGGGAAGCGCCAGGCCCTAGTGAATAAAAGGGTGTGGCAATCGCTGCAAAACTCGGGGTGAAAACCCGGGCGAAACAGTTATCGATGCAGATTTTGGtgatatatttaaatgaaaactttgaatgtgaaaaaggaaaaagattttACGTGAACGACACTTACATATAGGTTAGTTGATCTTAAGAAACAGAAAGATCTATCTGACAATGTGTTCATGCGTGAGCTTCAAAAGAAAATCGGGTTATGAAGGCACGTGTCATTGACACTTGAAAAGGCACAGCTGCTGACTAACCAGTTCCTCGGCAAGActccaaaaaaaatcatcaatttatgAATTATTGCAATTATACCACCTATTATCATTTTAGCTTAGCAATATTTCCTTAAAGCTCTTCTTtaacaaaatacatgaaataaaCTTCAGTGActtaatgaatgaaaaataaatttaaagagatTAATGTTTACATTGATGAAGAGTttgtaagaattttaaaatataaaccccaccatttttttattctattaaaaaaaaatagatttcaaaGATTACTATGATGattgctattttaattttatattctattatgaaaatataaattgttatgttattttataagTAACATAGAACTAGTATATAAAGTCAGACTCGGAATACTTAgatattatcaaattttaagattttaatatctGATTCTAAACAATcatcaataatataaatattaatgatgTAATAAATCGTCATGCCTCTCTATGTAGAATAATTATTCATACTAAGCTAATGATCTTTCTAAGTTTATAGGTTGtatataaaatcttttaaggaacttattatatttattatatcattaatgatatataaaagatattttatttccattaatattatagaaagtagatattttatttgatattagatatgtattaaaataagaACGATTGATGAACGAGATAAAGGaggtttttaaaattgtaaaggGTAGGGTAGTGATggtgcaaaaaatatttttggctaAATATCACACAAACTACTATGTCAAATAGTATTCCTACCGACAGTATTTGGAATAAATAAAGGTTATAATAACATTATGATGGTGTAGGAATGGTGGCTGGATTATGATAATATAATTGCATGTAGAAGATAATAGTTTTAATGCAAGTCTTGCACAAGATAATTGTATTCACCCACTGGCCACTGAGCATGATTAAGAACTCCAAGTCTTGCACAAGATTTACTGaagcaaatataattttatctggTTCAACATTCAATCTGTCAGTATAACTCAAGAAAGTCTCATATCTCCCCAAATCACGCTTTTCTAACACAGCCTCCCATCTTTGAGTTCCACATAACATCTCATGCATGCATTCTAATAAAAACCATCTCATGTAATTTTGCTCTGTATACACAATATCACATATTCTCAAACTTATAAATGATGTCTCTAACTAATCTAATAACTTTGCATGTCTTGCTAGTACTCATTGAATCACTAGCTATATATAATTTCCTTGTGTTTTGTTTATAGGATAAGTCTAATCCAAGCTTGATTTCCTCAGCTTCATGATGAATCATTCATCATTTCTGATAAAAGCAAAATTTCAATCACAAACTTCACGTCTcgaaacagaaagaaagataGCTGTATAGGTAATGGAAAAAGGGCATTAGGAACTAAAGACATCAGGATTAGTAAACTAATTTCAATGAGAAcaaaatatacaattataaaCATTCAACTTGTAAAGATTGACACACCTTGCTGAATGTTTTCAATCAAGTGTTGTGAGGTTCATGCAAATGTGTCCCACATCCAATTGAACCTGTCAATGACAGAACATCCATTTCACATGTGCATCCTCCAAAAGTTTCATTGGGCTAGCTCTAATCAATGCCAATCCTTTAAACTCTTCCTGTGATCAAATTTCAGCTACCAGATATTGCAAATTTTGGCAAGTCCCATTTCCATAGGCTCAATCTAAGCAAATTCCTCCTAATGCTGTTAGTTCCCAAGTGAACTTGACTTCTATTTCAAGCAACAAATTCAGGCTATCTCATCCAAATTTGTGAGCAACCAACTGTGTTCTCAGCAGAATCATATCATTTCATTAACATCCAAGCAACTCCTGAACTTCACAGTAATTTATTCATTGGAAAGCGAATTGTGGATGTCATTGGTATAGATTAACCAAGCCACCTCTGCTTGTTGAGTTGTGGAACtacataaaatcataaaagcACCACATATTTTATCAAGAATTTTAAGGAACTACTACCAATAGTCTCCACAAGAACATAAACCATTTTCAAACTGGTGAAATCGGATTCGATCCCTTACAATAATAACTCTGCTTAAAAGTCTTGAAACCATTTTTATCCAATTGTGACAGTCATAACAGATTCGGAGGTTCTTTGAAATCCTAACTTCTGCTCCAGAGGTAGTCTTGAGGATCCCATAGGCCAACGCCAACTTTTCACTATGATGATACAAATTTCCCTCCTTTTCCTCTTCAGAGACATCCATTGTAACTAAGTCTGTTGTGGGCACATATCCAGCCAGCTTTGTTCTCTGGATTAATCCTTCCAACATTTTGTATATCGCTTCTGTTTCAGGATGTGATCTATCACCTGCCTTAAATGGGTGAAGAAAACCAGCCCACTCAAAACAACTCTTTCCCCGGACCTTATGAACTCCCTTCTTTTTCATCATTTCCCACACTCCCTGTGCAGTATCCCATCTCTTTTGAGAGCAGTAGATATTTGACAACAAGACATAATCCCCACTCCTGAGACGAGATATATTTGCCATGGCTGCTTCACCCAGTTCTGGCTTCTTGTATGTTCTACAGGCACCAAGAAGTGCCCTCCATATAACAACATCTGGTTCCATTGGCATTGATTTGATCATGGCAAACGCCTCTTCTAGAAGCCCAGCTCGACCAAAGAGATCAACCATGGCTCCGTAATGCTCAATATGTGGCTGAACCGAATATTGACTTCTCATTAAATCAAAGTATTTGCGACCTTCTTTAACCAAACCACAATGGCTACATGCTGTTAAAATTCCAAGAAAAGTTATAG
The genomic region above belongs to Populus alba chromosome 12, ASM523922v2, whole genome shotgun sequence and contains:
- the LOC118044880 gene encoding uncharacterized protein isoform X2; translation: MVIGHRRPPISPSPSRAILQSKLTKLVSRHEQMKISYQQLKSQIDTGLHQAEEVFASLAIPLMKLVGLKTVEMASRGRFTTIVIDDSDLNQRSGGVAGGAGDRNNQISAFEGENFAAGAAIAGKEIIEKRKVQFVQLVKVLRQIESQVNSSQDEILQNLDNHHGFLQKLIQKSIGLVSTLDSENHDTTVITVRLLQTISHHVTTVLRSVKDGVDDLIQGLSQQMCNPMLDYAKSLKDDMKNGACMRLLAMADKMEKVMKDGRVELEDARKKARLAEERKIEALYKLKETVERMRKLKEHLTSLSEPKRGLRDSSFSEKTWRKTEQKMTSYCGGY
- the LOC118044880 gene encoding uncharacterized protein isoform X1; this encodes MVIGHRRPPISPSPSRAILQSKLTKLVSRHEQMKISYQQLKSQIDTGLHQAEEVFASLAIPLMKLVGLKTVEMASRGRFTTIVIDDSDLNQRSGGVAGGAGDRNNQISAFEGENFAAGAAIAGKEIIEKRKVQFVQLVKVLRQIESQVNSSQDEILQNLDNHHGFLQKLIQKSIGLVSTLDSENHDTTVITVRLLQTISHHVTTVLRSVKDGVDDLIQGLSQQMCNPMLDYAKSLKDDMKNGACMRLLAMADKMEKVMKDGRVELEDARKKARLAEERKIEALYKLKETVERMRKLKEHLTSLSEPKRGLRDSSFSEKFSDMEEDRTKDDKLLWGILKKKRKCKVPESPLGPEMLLYFGATKDNHKPKGVRPLSIHRPARRSCTAGLSPKTPFLNALIPLGSSPSAVNQPVTSLRHTAH